From the bacterium genome, the window ACTACGATGCGCTGCGGGATCGGGTCATCTTCCCCATTCACGACCTTCAGGGCCGCCCCGTCGCGTTTGGCGGGCGCGTGCTCGCGGAGGGGACGCCGAAGTACCTCAATACTCGGGAGACGTCGCTGTTCGTCAAGGGGAGGATGCTGTACGCACTCGGGGATGCCCGGGACGCGGTTCGTGAAACCGGGGAGGCTGTCGTGGTTGAAGGATACATGGACGCGCTCACCTGTCACCAATACGGGGTCACGAACGCGGTCGCCTCTCTCGGGACCGCCCTGACGCTCGACCAGGTGCTCCTGCTGAAGCGGTTCACCCCGCGCGCCGTCCTCGTCTACGATTCCGATGCGGCGGGGATCGGGGCCGCGGAGCGTGGCCTCGATGTCTTCGATCAGGCAGAACTCCCAGTCCGTGTAGTCGTGCTGCCGGGCCAATCCGATCCCGACGCCTTCCTTCGGCGAGAGGGGGCGGAGGCGTTCCGCCGGGCGTGCGCCGCGGCCCTCCCGATCTTCGAGTATAGGTTGGCCGCGGCCCAGCAGCGGTACGACAGCAAAACCGTGGAAGGAAAGGTAGGAATTGTTAACGAATTGGGACAGTTAATCATATCAGGAAGCAATCCCGTACGCCAGGGGGAATATGTCCGCCTCCTCGCAGACCGGCTGGGTGTGCGGGA encodes:
- a CDS encoding toprim domain-containing protein is translated as YDALRDRVIFPIHDLQGRPVAFGGRVLAEGTPKYLNTRETSLFVKGRMLYALGDARDAVRETGEAVVVEGYMDALTCHQYGVTNAVASLGTALTLDQVLLLKRFTPRAVLVYDSDAAGIGAAERGLDVFDQAELPVRVVVLPGQSDPDAFLRREGAEAFRRACAAALPIFEYRLAAAQQRYDSKTVEGKVGIVNELGQLIISGSNPVRQGEYVRLLADRLGVREEAIRGQLGRLRRERPGGRGLPAELPPVPGVGARVLTERELLHLLVVNPAVRESLRGTIFPEAFIEPDHRELAAALLADGEEASEPGRLRERLRSATAVSLLSRLLMAEPHARDPVRAADACVRRIRGIDLEERIDGLMGALRDADRARDLKRIEELQGELQKLQAQKQGVGH